In Bradyrhizobium sp. 1(2017), one DNA window encodes the following:
- a CDS encoding AAA family ATPase produces MTSAANSSGALPASVDAMLELLTSRGYLAERSLATVTYLSLRMGRPLFLEGEAGVGKTEIAKVLSAALGRKLIRLQCYEGLDVSSAVYEWNSAAQMIAIRMAEAAGDTDRDQLSSDIFADRYMIKRPLLQALEPDVAGPPVLLIDELDRADEAFEAYLLEILSDFQVTIPEFGTVKAPSPPIVIITSNRTREIHDALKRRCLYHWVDYPAAERELAIVKSRVPGISAKLSQQVVRFVQALRNQDFYKSPGVAETIDWATALSELDARSLTPQVVGDTLGALLKYQDDITRMQGDTLQKVLKDATSEN; encoded by the coding sequence ATGACCTCAGCGGCCAATTCTTCCGGTGCTTTGCCGGCGTCGGTCGATGCGATGCTCGAACTCCTGACATCGCGCGGCTATCTCGCCGAGCGATCGCTGGCGACGGTGACGTACCTGTCGCTGCGCATGGGCCGTCCGCTGTTTCTGGAAGGCGAAGCCGGCGTCGGCAAGACAGAGATCGCCAAGGTGCTCTCGGCGGCGCTGGGGCGGAAACTGATCCGCCTGCAGTGCTACGAAGGCCTCGATGTCTCCTCCGCGGTCTATGAGTGGAACAGCGCCGCGCAGATGATCGCGATCCGGATGGCGGAAGCCGCCGGCGACACCGATCGCGACCAGCTCTCGAGCGACATCTTCGCCGATCGCTACATGATCAAGCGGCCGCTGCTGCAGGCGCTGGAGCCCGACGTCGCCGGTCCGCCAGTGCTCTTGATCGATGAGCTCGACCGCGCCGACGAGGCGTTCGAGGCATACCTCCTCGAAATCCTCAGCGACTTTCAGGTGACCATTCCGGAATTCGGCACGGTGAAGGCGCCGAGCCCGCCGATCGTTATCATCACCTCCAACCGCACCCGCGAGATTCACGACGCGCTGAAGCGGCGCTGTCTCTATCACTGGGTCGACTATCCCGCCGCCGAGCGCGAGCTCGCGATCGTCAAGTCACGCGTGCCCGGCATCTCCGCGAAGCTGTCGCAGCAGGTCGTGCGCTTCGTCCAGGCGCTGCGCAACCAGGACTTCTACAAGTCGCCCGGTGTCGCCGAGACCATCGATTGGGCCACTGCACTGTCGGAGCTCGACGCCCGCTCGCTGACCCCGCAGGTGGTCGGCGACACGCTGGGTGCGCTGCTCAAATACCAGGACGACATTACCCGGATGCAGGGCGACACCTTGCAAAAGGTGCTGAAGGACGCGACGAGCGAGAATTGA
- the pcaD gene encoding 3-oxoadipate enol-lactonase, whose product MPMIDADGCLLNVSVEGRDGGPTLMLSNSLGCTLQMWEPQMKALTQVFRVIRYDRRGHGKSNVPPGPYTMERFGRDVLAILDDLNIEKVHWCGLSMGGMVGQWLGANAPERFGKLILANTSCYYAEPTKWLERIDAVKKGGIAAVADAVIAGWLTQDFRERAPEITAKMKSMLLASPVEGYLACCEALSTLDQRALLPKIKSPTLVIAGRHDMATPISAGELIRANVPGASMTIIDAAHISNVEQPHAFTDAVVGFLTQR is encoded by the coding sequence ATGCCCATGATCGATGCCGACGGATGCCTGCTCAACGTCTCCGTCGAGGGCCGCGACGGCGGGCCCACCCTGATGCTCTCCAACTCGCTCGGCTGCACGCTTCAGATGTGGGAGCCGCAGATGAAGGCGCTGACGCAGGTATTCCGCGTCATCCGCTACGACCGCCGCGGCCACGGCAAATCGAACGTTCCGCCCGGCCCCTATACGATGGAGCGCTTCGGCCGCGACGTGCTCGCAATCCTCGACGATCTCAACATCGAGAAGGTGCATTGGTGCGGCCTGTCGATGGGCGGCATGGTCGGGCAATGGCTGGGCGCAAACGCGCCGGAACGCTTCGGCAAGCTCATCCTAGCCAACACGTCCTGCTACTATGCCGAGCCGACCAAATGGCTCGAGCGCATCGACGCCGTGAAGAAGGGCGGCATCGCGGCGGTTGCCGACGCCGTGATCGCGGGCTGGCTGACGCAGGATTTTCGCGAGCGCGCGCCTGAAATCACCGCGAAGATGAAGTCGATGCTGCTCGCCTCCCCTGTCGAGGGTTATCTTGCCTGCTGCGAGGCGCTGTCGACGCTGGATCAGCGCGCACTGCTTCCCAAGATCAAGAGCCCGACGCTGGTGATCGCCGGCCGTCACGACATGGCAACGCCGATCTCGGCGGGCGAGCTGATCCGCGCGAACGTTCCGGGCGCCAGCATGACCATCATCGACGCCGCCCACATTTCCAATGTCGAGCAGCCGCACGCATTCACGGATGCCGTGGTGGGATTCTTGACGCAGCGCTAG
- a CDS encoding 3-carboxy-cis,cis-muconate cycloisomerase — protein MSTSLSPLLAPMLSSAAMRAACDDRSTLQNMLDFEAALARAEAATGVIPASAVGAIASACEADAFDMAALAEAATRSGNLAIPLVKALTANVGKADAEAARYVHWGATSQDVIDTATMLMLRAGIGVLDADLSRAIKGFAALARAHRATAMVARTWLQHALPMPFGLKAAEYAASLARARCRLRRLSREGLALQFGGAAGTLAALGDKGLAVAERLAQELNLPLPEAPWHTHRDRIAEAASSLAILAGSCGKIARDVSLMMQTDVAEAFEPAGEGRGGSSTMPHKRNPVAAASALGAATMAPQLAATIFAAQVHDHERSAGPWHAEWPTLPQLMLVTSGALAAIVDIAEGLDVDAARMRSNLDATQGLIMAEAVTFALAEKIGKSDAHHLVEAASKRAVAEKKHLREVLSADSLVTAHLPPEKIAALFEPMAYQGASQALIDRLLDSLDRE, from the coding sequence ATGAGCACATCCCTCTCCCCCCTGCTCGCGCCGATGCTGTCGAGCGCAGCCATGCGCGCGGCCTGCGACGATCGGTCGACCCTTCAGAACATGCTCGATTTCGAGGCAGCGCTGGCCCGGGCCGAGGCCGCCACAGGCGTGATTCCCGCCTCCGCAGTGGGAGCGATTGCGTCCGCCTGCGAGGCTGATGCTTTTGACATGGCCGCCCTGGCCGAGGCCGCAACGCGGTCAGGCAATCTCGCGATTCCCCTGGTCAAGGCGCTGACCGCCAATGTCGGCAAGGCCGATGCGGAGGCCGCGCGTTACGTGCATTGGGGCGCGACCAGCCAGGACGTCATCGACACTGCGACCATGCTCATGCTGCGCGCCGGCATCGGGGTGCTGGATGCCGACCTCAGCCGTGCCATCAAGGGCTTCGCCGCATTGGCGCGGGCCCATCGTGCCACCGCGATGGTGGCGCGGACCTGGCTCCAGCACGCGCTGCCGATGCCGTTCGGCCTCAAGGCCGCCGAATATGCCGCAAGCCTTGCCCGCGCCCGCTGTCGCCTCAGGCGGCTGTCCCGTGAAGGCCTCGCGCTGCAATTCGGCGGCGCCGCCGGCACGCTAGCCGCACTCGGCGACAAGGGACTCGCGGTCGCCGAACGGCTGGCGCAGGAGCTGAACCTGCCGTTGCCGGAAGCGCCCTGGCACACCCATCGCGACCGCATCGCGGAGGCCGCGTCAAGCTTGGCGATCCTCGCCGGCAGCTGCGGCAAGATCGCGCGCGACGTCTCGCTGATGATGCAGACCGACGTTGCCGAAGCGTTCGAGCCTGCCGGCGAAGGCAGGGGTGGCTCCTCGACGATGCCGCATAAGCGCAACCCGGTCGCCGCCGCCAGCGCGCTGGGCGCTGCGACCATGGCCCCTCAACTCGCTGCCACGATTTTTGCCGCGCAGGTCCACGATCACGAGCGCAGTGCCGGCCCCTGGCACGCGGAATGGCCTACGCTGCCGCAATTGATGCTGGTCACCTCTGGGGCGTTGGCCGCAATCGTCGACATCGCCGAGGGCCTCGACGTCGACGCCGCGCGCATGCGCAGCAATCTCGATGCGACGCAGGGGCTGATCATGGCGGAAGCCGTTACCTTTGCGCTCGCCGAGAAGATCGGCAAGAGCGATGCGCATCATCTCGTCGAGGCCGCCAGCAAGCGCGCCGTCGCCGAGAAGAAGCATCTGCGCGAGGTGCTGTCAGCCGATTCGCTCGTCACCGCGCATCTGCCGCCGGAAAAAATTGCGGCATTGTTCGAGCCGATGGCCTATCAAGGGGCTTCCCAGGCCCTGATCGACCGGCTGCTCGACAGCCTCGACCGCGAATAA
- a CDS encoding CoxG family protein, producing MAMTMNGEVQLAAPREAVWDKLNDPEVLKACIPGCEELEKTDDGGFRATAKMKVGPVSARFKGKVTLSDLDPPNGYKISGEGEGGVAGFAKGGAAVRLAEKDGGTLLSYDVEAQIGGKLAQLGQRLINGAAKKLADEFFANFAKAVQG from the coding sequence ATGGCCATGACGATGAACGGCGAAGTCCAGCTTGCGGCGCCGCGCGAGGCCGTATGGGACAAGCTCAACGATCCCGAGGTTTTGAAGGCCTGCATTCCCGGCTGCGAGGAGCTGGAGAAGACGGACGACGGCGGCTTTCGCGCAACGGCGAAAATGAAGGTCGGCCCGGTGTCCGCGCGCTTCAAAGGCAAGGTCACGCTGTCGGATCTCGACCCGCCCAATGGCTACAAGATCTCCGGTGAAGGCGAGGGCGGAGTGGCCGGCTTTGCCAAGGGCGGCGCGGCCGTGAGGCTCGCCGAGAAGGATGGCGGCACGCTGCTCTCCTACGACGTCGAGGCGCAGATCGGCGGCAAGTTGGCGCAGCTCGGCCAGCGCCTCATCAACGGCGCCGCCAAGAAGCTGGCCGACGAATTTTTTGCGAACTTCGCCAAGGCGGTACAGGGCTGA
- a CDS encoding carboxymuconolactone decarboxylase family protein — protein sequence MDDQKRREAGMNVRRKVLGNAWVDKSIANRNAFNTDFQDMITRYAWGEIWTRPHFDERTRRVLVIGTMVALGQWDEFRLHVRAALAEGGFTPDDIKEILLQQAIYCGVPAVNHAVKEASAIVQELGLLKT from the coding sequence ATGGACGACCAGAAGCGCCGCGAGGCCGGCATGAATGTGCGCCGAAAGGTGCTGGGCAATGCCTGGGTCGACAAGTCGATCGCGAACCGCAACGCGTTCAACACCGACTTCCAGGACATGATCACCCGTTACGCCTGGGGCGAGATCTGGACGCGGCCGCATTTCGACGAGCGCACGCGGCGGGTGCTGGTGATCGGCACGATGGTCGCGCTCGGACAATGGGACGAATTCCGCCTGCATGTGCGCGCGGCGCTCGCCGAGGGCGGCTTCACGCCCGACGACATCAAGGAGATCCTGCTGCAGCAGGCGATCTATTGCGGCGTTCCGGCGGTGAACCACGCCGTCAAGGAAGCCTCAGCGATTGTGCAGGAGCTCGGCCTGCTCAAGACCTAG
- a CDS encoding ABC transporter permease subunit, producing the protein MDYFAQQLINGLVLGSIYGLIAIGYTMVYGIVGMINFAHGDIFMIGGFIALITFLILISLGLTAIPVILLVVLLVSMAITALYGWTIERIAYRPLRHSFRLAPMLSAIGMSFVLTNYSQVAQGARVKPIPPFITGGYTLHESADGFVIQLSNIQIMVVVTTIVLLALFTWLVSSTRLGRDMRACEQDQTMAALLGVNVDRTISMTFVIGAALAAVAGLMYLLYYGLVDFFMGFVAGIKAFTAAVLGGIGSLPGAMLGGLAIGLIETFWSAYFSVEYKDVAAFSILIVVLIFMPTGLLGRPEVEKV; encoded by the coding sequence ATGGATTATTTCGCCCAGCAGCTCATCAACGGTCTCGTCCTGGGCTCGATCTACGGCCTGATCGCGATCGGCTACACGATGGTCTACGGCATCGTCGGCATGATCAACTTCGCCCATGGCGACATCTTCATGATCGGCGGCTTTATCGCCCTCATCACCTTCCTGATCCTGATCTCGCTCGGCCTGACCGCAATTCCTGTGATCCTACTCGTCGTGCTGCTGGTCTCGATGGCGATCACCGCGCTCTATGGCTGGACCATCGAGCGCATCGCCTACCGGCCGCTGCGCCATTCCTTCCGCCTCGCCCCGATGCTGTCGGCGATCGGCATGTCCTTCGTGCTGACCAATTATTCGCAGGTGGCGCAGGGCGCCCGCGTCAAGCCGATTCCGCCCTTCATCACCGGCGGCTACACGCTGCATGAGAGCGCGGACGGCTTCGTGATCCAGCTCTCCAACATCCAGATCATGGTGGTCGTCACCACCATCGTGCTGCTGGCGCTCTTCACTTGGCTCGTGTCGAGCACCCGCCTCGGGCGTGACATGCGCGCTTGCGAGCAGGACCAGACCATGGCGGCGCTGCTCGGCGTCAACGTCGACCGCACCATCTCCATGACCTTCGTGATCGGCGCCGCGCTCGCCGCCGTGGCGGGCCTGATGTACCTGCTCTATTACGGTCTGGTCGATTTCTTCATGGGCTTCGTCGCCGGCATCAAGGCATTCACCGCGGCCGTGCTCGGCGGCATCGGCTCGCTGCCGGGCGCCATGCTCGGCGGGCTTGCGATCGGCCTGATCGAGACGTTCTGGTCGGCCTATTTTTCCGTCGAGTACAAGGACGTCGCCGCGTTCTCGATCCTGATCGTCGTGCTGATCTTCATGCCGACCGGCCTGCTCGGTCGCCCCGAAGTCGAAAAAGTCTGA
- a CDS encoding XdhC family protein: protein MLDRDEDILKAAEDWQKAGRGVALATVVETWGSAPRPAGSSLVINDEGTFLGSVSGGCVEGAVVTEAMDVIESGKPKMLEFGVADETAWNVGLSCGGTIRVFVEKVG, encoded by the coding sequence ATGCTCGATCGCGACGAGGATATTCTGAAGGCGGCGGAAGACTGGCAGAAGGCCGGCCGTGGCGTCGCGCTGGCAACGGTTGTGGAGACCTGGGGCTCGGCGCCGCGCCCGGCGGGCTCGAGCCTCGTCATCAACGACGAGGGCACGTTCCTGGGGTCCGTCTCCGGCGGCTGCGTCGAGGGCGCCGTGGTCACCGAGGCGATGGACGTGATCGAGAGCGGCAAGCCCAAGATGCTGGAGTTCGGCGTGGCCGACGAGACTGCCTGGAACGTCGGGCTCTCCTGCGGCGGCACCATCCGCGTCTTCGTCGAGAAGGTCGGTTAG
- a CDS encoding FAD binding domain-containing protein translates to MYEFKYHRPGTVRQAANLLVKNEDAKVIAGGHTLIPVMKQRLASPPHLVDLSHIEGLDAIEMKGRSLVIGATARHAEVASSAIVGEAIPALADLASQIGDPAVRHKGTIGGSLANNDPTADYPAAVLALGATIVTNKRRLKAEEYFQGLFSTALEADEIITKVMFPLPKKAAYIKFRNQASRYALVGVFVARRPSDVRVAVTGAGSDGVFRVTAFEEALKKRFSAKALDGIAVPAEGLNSDIHGSAEYRAHLIGVLTRRAVDAANAKE, encoded by the coding sequence ATGTACGAATTCAAATATCATCGGCCCGGCACCGTTCGCCAGGCGGCCAACCTCCTGGTGAAGAACGAGGACGCCAAGGTGATCGCCGGCGGTCACACGCTGATCCCCGTCATGAAACAGCGCCTCGCCAGCCCGCCGCATCTGGTCGACCTCTCCCATATCGAGGGGCTTGACGCGATCGAGATGAAGGGCCGTTCGCTGGTGATCGGCGCCACCGCCAGGCACGCCGAGGTCGCGAGCTCCGCCATCGTCGGGGAAGCGATTCCGGCATTGGCAGATCTCGCCAGCCAGATCGGCGATCCCGCCGTCCGTCACAAAGGCACGATCGGCGGCTCGCTCGCCAACAACGATCCGACCGCGGACTATCCGGCCGCGGTGCTCGCGTTGGGCGCAACCATCGTCACCAACAAGCGCCGCCTCAAGGCCGAAGAGTATTTCCAGGGTCTGTTCTCGACGGCACTCGAAGCTGACGAGATCATCACCAAGGTCATGTTCCCGCTGCCGAAGAAGGCAGCCTACATCAAGTTCCGCAACCAGGCCTCGCGCTATGCGCTGGTCGGCGTCTTCGTGGCGCGGCGTCCGTCGGACGTGCGTGTCGCCGTCACCGGCGCTGGCTCCGACGGCGTGTTCCGCGTGACCGCGTTCGAGGAGGCCTTGAAGAAGCGCTTCTCGGCGAAGGCGCTTGACGGCATCGCGGTGCCGGCGGAAGGCCTCAACAGCGACATCCACGGCAGCGCCGAGTACCGCGCGCATCTCATCGGCGTGCTGACGCGCCGCGCCGTCGATGCCGCCAATGCCAAGGAATGA
- the livM gene encoding high-affinity branched-chain amino acid ABC transporter permease LivM, protein MTASSTKTAKSATGVPSLLKTAVINALVALVLFSLMVGVRTEAGSSGQLTYWTRFGELASLVAIVFGGSIVIELLRQWIGSTGTERLVPPAVQSGVSFIGRYLAPALLIFTLLVPVIFYNQRYILDLAILVLTYVMLGWGLNVVVGLAGLLDLGYVAFYAVGAYSYALLATNFGWSFWICLPLAGILAAFWGVLLGFPVLRLRGDYLAIVTLAFGEIIRLVIINWQELTGGPNGVTGIPRPSFFGIPLDNSDEGLAARLGIEYSATHRIIFLFYLILALALLTNWVTIRLRRLPIGRAWEALREDEVACRALGINTTTTKLTAFATGAMFGGFAGAFFATRQGFISPESFTFQESALVLAIVVLGGMGSQLGVALAALALIGGFELFRGLENYRMLVFGMAMVLIMIWRPRGLIGHRAPTVYLTKAKAISSDLVKEGHG, encoded by the coding sequence GTGACAGCTTCCTCGACCAAGACGGCCAAATCCGCAACGGGCGTCCCCTCCCTCCTGAAGACGGCCGTCATCAACGCGCTGGTCGCGCTGGTGCTGTTCTCGCTGATGGTCGGCGTCCGCACCGAGGCGGGTTCCTCCGGCCAGCTCACCTATTGGACGCGCTTCGGCGAGCTCGCCTCCCTCGTCGCCATCGTGTTCGGCGGCTCAATCGTGATCGAGCTGCTCAGGCAATGGATCGGCTCGACCGGCACCGAGAGGCTGGTGCCGCCGGCGGTGCAGAGCGGAGTGTCGTTTATCGGCCGCTACCTCGCGCCGGCGCTCCTGATCTTCACGCTGCTGGTGCCTGTGATCTTCTATAACCAGCGCTACATCCTCGACCTCGCGATCCTCGTGCTCACCTATGTCATGCTGGGCTGGGGGTTAAATGTCGTGGTCGGCCTCGCCGGCCTGCTCGATCTCGGCTACGTCGCCTTCTATGCGGTGGGTGCCTATTCCTACGCGCTGCTCGCCACGAATTTCGGCTGGTCCTTCTGGATCTGCCTGCCGCTTGCCGGCATCCTCGCCGCGTTCTGGGGCGTGCTGCTCGGCTTCCCCGTGCTGCGGCTGCGCGGCGACTACCTCGCGATCGTGACGCTGGCCTTCGGCGAGATCATCCGCCTCGTCATCATCAACTGGCAGGAGCTCACCGGCGGGCCCAACGGCGTCACCGGCATTCCGCGCCCCTCCTTCTTCGGCATCCCGCTCGACAACAGCGATGAGGGACTCGCCGCCAGGCTCGGCATCGAGTATTCGGCGACCCACCGCATCATCTTCCTGTTCTACCTGATCCTGGCACTGGCGCTCCTCACCAACTGGGTGACGATCCGCCTGCGCCGCCTGCCGATCGGCCGGGCCTGGGAAGCCTTGCGCGAGGACGAGGTCGCCTGTCGCGCGCTCGGCATCAACACCACAACCACCAAGCTCACGGCGTTCGCGACAGGCGCGATGTTCGGCGGCTTCGCCGGCGCGTTCTTCGCCACGCGTCAGGGCTTCATCAGCCCGGAATCCTTCACCTTCCAGGAATCGGCGCTGGTCCTCGCCATCGTGGTGCTCGGCGGCATGGGCTCGCAGCTCGGCGTCGCGCTCGCAGCTCTCGCCCTGATCGGCGGCTTCGAGCTGTTCCGTGGTCTCGAGAACTACCGCATGCTGGTGTTCGGCATGGCGATGGTGCTGATCATGATCTGGCGGCCGCGCGGCCTGATCGGCCATCGCGCGCCGACCGTGTATCTGACCAAGGCGAAGGCGATCTCATCCGACCTCGTCAAGGAAGGGCACGGATGA
- a CDS encoding XdhC family protein: protein MKLAILHELNAERAARRPVILVTDTESGEQRLVKAADFAKDPLRAELDKQLRMGKSANVEAGGKKLFLNVYAPTAKLVIIGAVHISQALAPLARSLGYDVTVVDPRTAFASPERFPDIPLVAEWPDTALPPLNVDAYTAFVAVTHDPKIDDPALLHAFERNCFYIGALGSRKTHAKRGDRLRAQGAKESDIARIHAPIGLAIGAVSPSEIAVSIMAEITAVLRLPPKEKEEAA from the coding sequence GTGAAGCTTGCGATCCTGCACGAACTCAACGCCGAGCGCGCCGCGCGCCGGCCGGTGATCCTGGTGACGGATACCGAGAGCGGCGAGCAGCGCCTGGTGAAGGCCGCGGACTTTGCCAAGGATCCCCTGCGCGCCGAGCTGGACAAGCAGCTCCGCATGGGCAAGAGCGCCAATGTCGAGGCCGGCGGCAAGAAGCTGTTCCTCAACGTCTACGCGCCGACCGCAAAACTCGTCATCATCGGCGCGGTCCATATTAGCCAGGCCCTGGCGCCGCTGGCGCGCTCGCTCGGCTACGACGTCACGGTCGTCGATCCCCGCACGGCCTTTGCGAGCCCCGAGCGCTTCCCCGACATTCCACTCGTTGCGGAATGGCCCGACACGGCGCTGCCGCCGCTCAATGTCGATGCCTACACCGCCTTCGTCGCGGTGACGCACGATCCGAAGATCGACGATCCCGCGTTGCTGCACGCCTTCGAACGCAATTGTTTCTATATCGGCGCGCTCGGCTCGCGAAAGACTCACGCCAAGCGCGGCGACCGGCTACGTGCACAGGGCGCCAAGGAAAGCGACATCGCGCGCATCCACGCGCCGATCGGGCTCGCGATCGGCGCGGTCTCGCCATCCGAGATCGCGGTATCGATCATGGCCGAGATCACGGCCGTGCTTCGGCTACCTCCAAAGGAAAAAGAAGAAGCGGCATGA
- a CDS encoding vWA domain-containing protein, translated as MAINHLAPEQTEQFADNIVGFARALRAAGMPVGPGAVIDAMSALQVIDIGSRADVFTTLEAIFVKRHEHALIFKQAFNLFFRASEEWKHMLDSVPLPEQARKKPQAGSRRVQEAMSQPRMTETPQHQEQDLRLSVSDKEILQKKDFAQMSAAEIAEALRAVEKMHLPQAELLTRRRRPDPHGLRLDLRRTLRASLRTGGDIIDIHRLGRIEKPAPIVALLDISGSMSEYTRLFLHFLHAITDARKRVSVFLFGTRLTNVTRALRQRDPDEALASCSAAVEDWAGGTRISASLHNFNKLWARRVLSQGAIVLLISDGLEREADSKLAFEMDRLHRSCRRLIWLNPLLRFGGFEAKAQGIKMMLPHVDEFRPVHNLSSIQELITTLSRPLPPHHRSLIRSAA; from the coding sequence ATGGCCATCAACCACCTTGCCCCCGAGCAAACCGAGCAGTTCGCCGACAACATCGTCGGCTTCGCCCGCGCGCTGCGGGCGGCGGGAATGCCAGTGGGCCCAGGCGCCGTCATCGATGCCATGAGCGCGCTGCAGGTGATCGACATCGGCAGCCGCGCCGACGTCTTCACCACGCTGGAGGCGATCTTCGTCAAGCGCCACGAGCATGCGCTGATCTTCAAGCAGGCCTTCAACCTGTTCTTCCGCGCCTCGGAGGAGTGGAAGCACATGCTGGATTCGGTGCCGCTGCCGGAGCAGGCCAGGAAGAAGCCGCAGGCCGGCTCCCGCCGCGTGCAGGAGGCGATGTCGCAGCCGCGGATGACGGAGACGCCGCAGCACCAGGAACAGGATCTGCGCCTGTCGGTCTCCGACAAGGAAATCCTTCAGAAGAAGGATTTTGCGCAGATGAGCGCGGCAGAGATCGCGGAAGCCTTGCGCGCCGTCGAGAAAATGCACCTGCCGCAGGCCGAGCTCTTGACGCGCCGGCGCCGGCCCGATCCCCACGGCCTCCGGCTTGATCTGCGCCGGACGCTGCGCGCCTCCTTGCGGACAGGTGGTGACATCATCGACATCCATCGCCTCGGACGCATCGAGAAGCCTGCGCCGATCGTCGCGCTGCTCGATATCTCGGGCTCGATGAGCGAGTACACCCGCCTGTTCCTGCATTTCCTGCATGCCATCACCGATGCGCGCAAGCGCGTCTCGGTGTTCCTGTTCGGCACCCGCCTGACCAACGTCACCCGCGCGCTGCGCCAGCGCGATCCGGACGAGGCGCTGGCGAGCTGCTCGGCCGCGGTCGAGGATTGGGCCGGCGGCACCCGGATTTCGGCCTCGCTGCACAACTTCAACAAATTGTGGGCACGGCGCGTGCTGAGCCAGGGCGCCATCGTGCTCCTGATCTCCGACGGGCTGGAGCGGGAGGCCGATTCCAAGCTGGCCTTCGAGATGGACCGGCTGCACCGGTCCTGCCGGCGGCTGATCTGGCTGAATCCGCTACTGCGGTTCGGCGGCTTCGAGGCCAAGGCGCAGGGCATCAAAATGATGCTTCCGCACGTTGACGAATTCCGCCCGGTGCATAATTTGAGTTCGATCCAGGAGCTGATCACCACGCTCTCCCGGCCGCTGCCGCCGCATCACCGCAGCCTGATCCGCTCCGCAGCTTGA
- a CDS encoding ABC transporter ATP-binding protein, with the protein MSGDTILSVDRLTMRFGGIVAVQDLSFAAARKKITALIGPNGAGKTTVFNCITGFYKPSGGSIRLTHDDGGVIALERLNDFRIAKQAKVARTFQNIRLFPGMTALENLMVAQHNALMRASGFTFLGLIGAPAYREAEKRAIDLATDWLKRVNLLDRADDAAGNFAYGDQRRLEIARAMCTEPALLCLDEPAAGLNARESAALSELLLSIRDELGTSILLIEHDMSVVMEISDQIVVMDHGVKIAEGTPREIRDDPKVIAAYLGADEDEAVAVMESGS; encoded by the coding sequence ATGAGCGGCGACACGATTCTCAGCGTCGACCGGCTCACCATGCGCTTCGGCGGCATCGTCGCCGTGCAGGATCTGTCGTTCGCGGCCGCGCGGAAGAAGATCACCGCGCTGATCGGGCCGAATGGCGCCGGCAAGACCACGGTCTTCAACTGCATCACCGGGTTTTACAAGCCGAGCGGCGGCAGCATCCGCCTGACCCACGACGACGGCGGGGTGATCGCGCTGGAGCGGCTCAACGATTTCCGCATCGCCAAGCAGGCCAAGGTCGCGCGCACATTCCAGAACATCCGCCTGTTTCCCGGCATGACCGCGCTCGAAAACCTGATGGTGGCGCAACATAACGCGCTGATGCGCGCCTCCGGCTTCACCTTTCTCGGCCTCATTGGCGCGCCCGCCTACCGCGAGGCCGAAAAGCGCGCGATCGACCTCGCCACCGACTGGCTCAAGCGGGTCAATTTGCTCGACCGCGCCGACGACGCCGCCGGCAATTTCGCCTATGGCGATCAGCGCCGTCTGGAAATCGCGCGCGCCATGTGCACGGAGCCGGCGCTTCTGTGCCTGGACGAACCTGCCGCCGGTCTCAATGCGCGCGAAAGCGCGGCCTTGAGCGAGCTGCTGCTGTCGATCCGCGACGAGCTCGGCACCTCGATCCTGCTGATCGAGCACGACATGTCGGTGGTCATGGAAATCTCCGACCAGATCGTGGTCATGGATCACGGCGTCAAGATCGCCGAAGGCACGCCGCGCGAGATCCGCGACGATCCCAAGGTGATTGCAGCCTATCTCGGCGCCGACGAGGACGAGGCCGTGGCCGTGATGGAGAGCGGGTCGTGA
- a CDS encoding (2Fe-2S)-binding protein, giving the protein MAKISLIVNGNPVTANVDPRTLLVQFLRENLRLTGTHVGCDTSQCGACVVHLDGKAVKSCTTLAVMADGHEVRTIEGLAADGAPLHPMQEAFREHHGLQCGFCTPGMIMTAIDIVHRKGNELDDHTIREELEGNLCRCTGYQNIVASISAGAKAMAKSDLA; this is encoded by the coding sequence ATGGCAAAAATCTCCCTCATCGTGAACGGCAATCCAGTCACGGCCAACGTCGATCCCCGCACCCTCCTGGTGCAGTTTCTGCGCGAGAATCTGCGGCTGACCGGCACGCATGTCGGCTGCGACACCTCGCAGTGCGGCGCCTGCGTCGTGCATCTCGACGGCAAGGCGGTGAAGTCCTGCACCACACTGGCCGTGATGGCCGACGGCCACGAGGTCAGGACGATCGAGGGACTCGCCGCCGACGGCGCGCCGCTGCATCCGATGCAGGAGGCCTTCCGCGAGCATCATGGCCTGCAGTGCGGCTTCTGCACGCCCGGCATGATCATGACCGCGATCGATATCGTGCATCGCAAGGGCAATGAGCTCGACGACCACACCATCCGCGAGGAGCTGGAAGGCAATCTCTGCCGCTGCACCGGCTACCAGAACATCGTCGCCTCGATCTCCGCCGGCGCGAAGGCGATGGCGAAATCCGATCTGGCGTAA